The proteins below come from a single Pandoraea apista genomic window:
- a CDS encoding amino acid ABC transporter permease, producing the protein MIDWLAPKYVGWLLQGFGVTLALAVAVSAAATALGFGLALARASRNALLARPATAFVALMRNTPLLVQLFFWYFGVAALLPADTVLWLSQPHRWHLVLFDIRWPTLETLAGFIGLTIYTTAFIGEEIRAGLRGVPAGQTHAAAALGLGRFAVFRHVVLPQAVRIALPPLFGQYMNVVKNSSLTMAIGLAELSYASRQVETETFKTFQAFGIATLLYVGAIALIEAVSIATTHRHATAPSR; encoded by the coding sequence ATGATCGACTGGCTCGCCCCGAAATATGTCGGCTGGCTGCTGCAAGGCTTCGGTGTCACGCTCGCCCTTGCGGTGGCCGTCAGCGCCGCCGCCACGGCACTCGGCTTCGGACTGGCTCTCGCCCGCGCCTCGCGTAACGCGCTGCTTGCGCGCCCCGCCACCGCCTTCGTCGCGCTCATGCGCAACACGCCGCTGCTGGTGCAGTTGTTCTTCTGGTACTTCGGCGTGGCAGCGCTGCTACCGGCCGACACCGTGCTGTGGCTCTCGCAACCCCATCGCTGGCATCTCGTGCTGTTCGATATTCGCTGGCCTACGCTCGAGACCCTCGCCGGTTTCATCGGCCTCACAATCTACACGACCGCATTCATCGGCGAGGAAATTCGCGCCGGACTGCGCGGTGTACCTGCCGGGCAGACACACGCCGCGGCCGCGTTGGGTCTTGGCCGCTTCGCCGTCTTCCGTCATGTGGTGCTCCCGCAGGCCGTGCGCATCGCTCTGCCGCCGCTCTTCGGCCAGTACATGAATGTGGTGAAAAACTCGTCGCTCACGATGGCCATCGGGCTGGCCGAACTGTCGTATGCGTCGCGGCAGGTGGAAACGGAAACGTTCAAGACGTTTCAGGCGTTCGGCATCGCCACGCTGCTCTACGTCGGTGCGATTGCGCTGATCGAGGCCGTGAGCATCGCCACCACGCATCGTCACGCAACGGCGCCATCGCGCTGA